In the Portunus trituberculatus isolate SZX2019 chromosome 21, ASM1759143v1, whole genome shotgun sequence genome, one interval contains:
- the LOC123507006 gene encoding uncharacterized protein LOC123507006, whose product MAADRLIKGKGCRRTEVRSNGGLPLALQDLYERSCQHLGGAQALELRKLMEAYVDVFSICNLDFGGTDLVTHPIKQAPRRIAPAYRLEMEQVMEDFQRQGVIEKSSSPWASAVVLVKKKVGSLRCCVDYRALNDVTIKDSYLCQELMTP is encoded by the coding sequence ATGGCAGCTGATCGCCTCATCAAGGGGAAGGGCTGCAGACGGACTGAGGTGAGGTCAAATGGCGGACTGCCACTGGCTCTTCAGGATTTGTATGAGAGGAGCTGCCAGCATCTAGGGGGAGCTCAAGCGTTGGAGCTGAGGAAGTTGATGGAGGCATATGTGGATGTCTTCTCCATCTGCAATTTAGATTTTGGTGGTACCGACTTGGTGACACATCCTATCAAGCAAGCACCGCGGAGAATTGCGCCAGCATACCGGCTAGAGATGGAGCAAGTGATGGAGGACTTCCAGCGGCAAGGGGTAATAGAGAAATCAAGTAGCCCTTGGGCTTCTGCTGTAGTGTTAGTGAAGAAAAAGGTTGGGTCCCTAAGGTGTTGTGTGGATTATCGAGCATTGAACGACGTTACTATCAAGGATTCGTACCTCTGCCAAGAATTGATGACACCCTAG